The Arachis duranensis cultivar V14167 chromosome 2, aradu.V14167.gnm2.J7QH, whole genome shotgun sequence genome has a window encoding:
- the LOC107474899 gene encoding uncharacterized protein LOC107474899: MRGKCLCGDKILLALYDTGVSHSFIAFDKVEELELRMLELAFDLHVHTLYQTVVNRSGCRKISFNIDDREFVHYLICLPMVGLEMILGFDWLSKNRILLDCFEQLICFMPEGEGGAVVAEGYYLNSVMVNCSGEECQGYILLAVNALGDEQKLDHIPIVRDFPEVFPEDIPKFQPQREIEFVIDLVPGAGSVSVAPYRMATIELAELKSQLEELLNKRFI, from the coding sequence ATGAGAGGTAAATGTTTATGTGGTGACAAGATATTGCTTGCATTGTATGATACTGGAGTttcgcattcattcattgcatttgataAGGTTGAGGAACTAGAATTGAGAATGTTAGAATTAGCTTTTGATTTACATGTGCATACCCTGTATCAGACGGTTGTGAATAGATCAGGTTGTAGGAAAATATCTTTCAATATTGATGATAGAGAATTTGTTCATTATTTAATCTGCTTGCCAATGGTTGGGTTGGAGATGATTTTGGGGTTTGATTGGTTGTCAAAGAACCGGATATTATTGGATTGCTTTGAGCAATTGATTTGTTTCATGCCGGAAGGGGAAGGAGGAGCAGTGGTAGCTGAGGGTTATTACCTGAACTCAGTGATGGTGAATTGTAGTGGGGAAGAGTGTCAGGGTTATATACTTTTGGCTGTGAACGCGTTAGGTGATGAACAGAAGTTAGATCATATTCCGATAGTTAGGGATTTCCCAGAAGTATTTCCTGAAGATATTCCCAAATTTCAACCTCAaagggaaattgaatttgtgaTTGACTTGGTGCCAGGAGCTGGATCAGTATCAGTTGCACCTTACAGGATGGCTACGATAGAGCTGGCAGAACTTAAGTCTCAGTTGGAAGAGCTTCTGAACAAGAGGTTCATTTGA